The following proteins are encoded in a genomic region of Primulina huaijiensis isolate GDHJ02 chromosome 3, ASM1229523v2, whole genome shotgun sequence:
- the LOC140973704 gene encoding uncharacterized protein codes for MENWRRLSHLFVTMFLSNFAELIGGPAIPDVSIAALCPGKDECSQAIYLTGFQQAVSGLGSVIVTPLLGNLSDAYSRKALLAIPLFLAIIPNVVLAWKREKSFLYAYYAIRTITAMFTQSGVCLALAYAADNVSAGNRVSAFGLLSGVMFSAYVGGTLAARLLSTIQIFQLAAAAAIAAAIYMTVFLVDTKLPSDALEQPILKEIESNEESVKTLEKMDFSRKIPSPKDIFCLLKSSFTFSLAAFVAFFYSLAEGGLQTCLLYFLKARFHFGKDQFADLLLIAYVGAALSNMIFMPIFGPAIGEETLLSIALFAGFLNMFFDSIAWATWVPYAAASMGLFLFLSSPIIRSIVSKQVGPNQQGLAQGCILGITSLANLISPLIYSPLSALFLSEKAPFHFQGFGILCVGLAWLAGFFLSILIKVYPLSRNRDNRELA; via the exons ATGGAAAACTGGCGGAGACTGAGCCACCTTTTTGTGACGATGTTTCTGTCGAATTTCGCCGAATTAATTGGAGGTCCTGCGATCCCCGACGTTTCCATTGCCGCTCTTTGCCCCGGAAAAGATGAATGCTCTCAAGCCATTTACCTCACCGGCTTCCAACAGGCG GTTTCAGGATTAGGATCTGTGATAGTGACCCCGCTGCTTGGGAATCTCTCTGATGCTTATAGTAGGAAAGCTTTGCTGGCAATCCCTCTTTTCCTTGCTATTATACCCAACG TTGTGTTGGCCTGGAAGAGGGAAAAAAGCTTCCTTTACGCATACTATGCCATTAGGACTATAACTGCCATGTTTACCCAAAGCGGCGTGTGCCTTGCTCTCGCTTATGCG GCAGACAATGTATCTGCAGGGAATCGTGTCTCTGCATTTGGACTTCTCTCCGGTGTGATGTTCTCTGCATATGTTGGCGGTACTTTAGCTGCTCGCCTGCTCTCCACAATTCAGATATTTCAG CTTGCAGCTGCTGCAGCTATTGCTGCAGCAATTTACATGACAGTTTTTCTTGTGGATACAAAACTCCCCTCTGATGCTTTGGAACAGCCAATTTTGAAGGAAATAGAAAGCAATGAAGAAAGTGTCAAAACATTGGAGAAGATGGACTTCAGTAGGAAAATTCCATCACCGAAGGATATATTTTGTTTGCTAAAAAGCAG CTTTACTTTTTCATTAGCAGCATTTGTTGCTTTCTTCTATAGCCTTGCAGAGGGTGGACTTCAAACTTGCTTACTG TATTTCCTAAAGGCACGCTTCCACTTCGGGAAAGATCAATTTGCAGACCTTTTACTTATTGCATACGTTGGAGCAGCCCTATCAAAT ATGATCTTCATGCCTATATTTGGTCCTGCAATTGGAGAGGAGACATTGCTATCTATAGCACTTTTTGCGGGATTCTTAAAT ATGTTCTTTGACAGCATCGCATGGGCAACTTGG GTACCCTACGCTGCTGCCTCGATGGGTCTATTCCTCTTTTTGTCGAGCCCAATT ATAAGAAGCATAGTTTCAAAACAAGTTGGACCCAACCAACAG GGGCTTGCTCAAGGATGCATTTTGGGCATCACATCGTTAGCAAATCTGATCTCCCCGTTAATTTACAGCCCTTTGTCAG CTTTATTTTTGTCTGAGAAGGCTCCATTCCACTTCCAAGGTTTCGGTATCCTTTGTGTTGGACTTGCTTGG CTGGCAGGTTTCTTTCTGAGTATACTAATAAAGGTATATCCCTTGTCAAGAAACAGAGATAACAGAGAGTTAGCCTGA